A window of the Polaribacter sp. HaHaR_3_91 genome harbors these coding sequences:
- the rplS gene encoding 50S ribosomal protein L19: MESLVKFVQDEFVARKEFAEFAAGDTITVYYEIKEGEKVRTQFFRGVVIQRKGVAASETFTIRKMSGTIGVERIFPVNLPSIQKIEVNKRGKVRRARIFYFRGLTGKKARITEKRRK; encoded by the coding sequence ATGGAATCTTTAGTAAAATTTGTACAAGACGAATTTGTAGCAAGAAAAGAATTTGCAGAATTTGCAGCAGGTGATACAATCACTGTTTATTACGAAATTAAAGAGGGAGAAAAAGTACGTACTCAGTTTTTTAGAGGTGTAGTTATTCAAAGAAAAGGAGTTGCAGCTTCTGAAACATTTACAATCAGAAAAATGTCTGGTACTATTGGTGTAGAAAGAATTTTTCCTGTAAACTTACCTTCTATTCAAAAAATTGAAGTTAACAAAAGAGGTAAAGTACGTAGAGCTCGTATTTTCTACTTTAGAGGTCTTACTGGTAAAAAAGCTAGAATTACTGAAAAAAGAAGAAAATAA
- a CDS encoding NADP-dependent isocitrate dehydrogenase, protein MSKIAKIVYTKTDEAPALATRSFLPIVKAFTKSSNIEIEVKDISLSSRILANFSDYLQPEQQVEDALAFLGDFAKNPEANIIKLPNISASVPQLKEAISELQEKGFALPNYPDEIKTDEDKAVLALYNKVKGSAVNPVLREGNSDRRAPKAIKNYARKNPHSMGAWSSDSKTHVATMTEGDFANNEKSLTIKDATSVSIVHTSEKGAKTVLKENLDLLDGEIIDATIMSKKALISFLEEQYEDSLDKNVLFSLHMKATMMKVSDPIIFGHAVRVYFSDLFKKHGKTFKKIGADVNNGLGNLLSKLSELPKEKRDEIRQEIRYAIDHGPELAMVNSDKGVTNLHVPSDVIIDASMPAMIRTSGRMWNADGKLQDTKAIIPDSAYAGIYSATIDFCKKHGAFDPTTMGTVPNVGLMAQKAEEYGSHDKTFEIAAAGKVAVVDASGKKLLEHKVEEGDIWRMCQAKDLPIQDWIKLAVTRARASDTPAVFWLDKNRAHDAEIIKKVKKYLPEHNTEGLDIRILSPIKATEFTCERLIKGEDTISVSGNVLRDYLTDLFPILEVGTSAKMLSIVPLMNGGGLFETGAGGSAPKHVQQFVEENHLRWDSLGEFLALAVSLEHLGTANNNSKALILAETLDEATDKFLENDKSPSRKVGEIDNRGSHFYLAYYWAQGLATQDKDAELKATFTKVTAELKDNESKIIAELNEIQGNAVEMGGYYLPNENLADAAMRPNATLNIILNAI, encoded by the coding sequence ATGAGTAAAATAGCTAAAATTGTTTACACAAAAACTGATGAAGCTCCTGCTTTAGCAACACGTTCATTCTTACCTATCGTAAAGGCTTTTACAAAATCTTCTAATATAGAAATTGAAGTAAAAGACATCTCTTTATCTTCAAGGATACTTGCTAATTTCTCAGATTATTTACAACCAGAACAACAAGTAGAAGATGCTTTAGCTTTTTTAGGTGATTTTGCAAAAAACCCAGAAGCTAACATTATTAAATTACCGAATATTAGTGCCTCTGTACCTCAATTAAAAGAAGCGATCTCTGAGTTACAAGAAAAAGGTTTTGCCCTTCCTAATTATCCAGATGAAATTAAAACAGACGAAGATAAAGCTGTTTTAGCATTATACAATAAAGTAAAAGGTTCTGCTGTAAACCCAGTTTTACGTGAAGGAAACTCAGACAGAAGAGCTCCTAAAGCAATAAAAAATTACGCTCGTAAAAACCCACATTCTATGGGTGCATGGTCTTCAGATTCTAAAACGCATGTTGCAACCATGACTGAAGGTGATTTTGCAAATAATGAAAAATCTTTAACTATAAAAGATGCAACATCAGTAAGTATTGTTCATACATCAGAAAAAGGAGCTAAAACCGTTTTAAAAGAAAATTTAGACCTTTTAGACGGTGAAATTATAGATGCTACTATAATGAGTAAAAAAGCATTAATTTCTTTTTTAGAAGAGCAGTATGAAGATTCTTTAGACAAAAATGTATTGTTTTCTTTACACATGAAAGCAACTATGATGAAGGTGAGTGACCCTATCATTTTTGGTCATGCAGTTCGTGTTTATTTTTCAGATTTATTTAAAAAGCATGGAAAAACGTTTAAAAAAATTGGTGCAGATGTAAACAACGGATTAGGAAATTTACTTTCTAAACTAAGTGAATTACCAAAAGAAAAACGTGATGAAATTAGACAAGAAATAAGATACGCTATAGATCATGGTCCAGAATTAGCAATGGTAAACTCTGACAAAGGAGTTACAAACTTACATGTACCTTCTGATGTTATTATAGATGCTTCTATGCCAGCTATGATTAGAACTTCTGGACGTATGTGGAATGCTGATGGAAAATTACAAGATACCAAAGCAATTATTCCTGATAGTGCTTATGCGGGTATTTACTCTGCAACCATAGATTTCTGTAAAAAACATGGTGCTTTCGATCCTACAACTATGGGAACTGTTCCTAACGTTGGTTTAATGGCACAAAAAGCAGAAGAATATGGTTCTCATGATAAAACTTTCGAAATTGCTGCTGCAGGTAAAGTAGCTGTAGTAGATGCTTCTGGAAAAAAACTTTTAGAGCATAAAGTTGAAGAAGGTGATATATGGAGAATGTGTCAAGCAAAAGATTTACCAATTCAAGATTGGATTAAATTAGCAGTAACAAGAGCAAGAGCTTCTGATACTCCTGCTGTTTTCTGGTTGGATAAAAACAGAGCACATGATGCAGAAATTATTAAAAAAGTAAAAAAATATTTACCAGAACATAACACTGAAGGTTTAGATATTAGAATTTTATCACCAATAAAAGCTACTGAATTTACTTGCGAAAGACTTATAAAAGGAGAAGATACTATTTCTGTTTCTGGTAACGTTTTACGTGATTATTTAACAGATTTATTCCCTATTTTAGAAGTTGGTACTTCTGCTAAAATGTTATCTATTGTTCCATTAATGAATGGTGGTGGATTGTTTGAAACTGGTGCTGGTGGTTCTGCACCTAAACATGTTCAGCAATTTGTTGAAGAAAACCACTTACGTTGGGATTCTTTAGGTGAATTTTTAGCTTTAGCAGTTTCTTTAGAACATTTAGGAACAGCAAACAATAACTCTAAAGCCTTAATTTTAGCTGAAACGTTAGATGAAGCTACAGATAAATTCTTAGAGAATGATAAATCTCCTTCTAGAAAAGTTGGTGAAATAGACAACAGAGGAAGTCATTTTTACCTAGCTTATTACTGGGCACAAGGTTTAGCTACACAAGATAAGGATGCTGAATTAAAAGCTACTTTTACTAAAGTTACTGCAGAATTAAAAGATAATGAGTCTAAAATTATAGCAGAATTAAACGAGATTCAAGGAAACGCTGTAGAAATGGGTGGTTATTATTTACCAAACGAAAATTTAGCAGATGCTGCAATGCGTCCTAATGCTACTTTAAATATTATTTTAAACGCTATTTAG
- a CDS encoding TonB-dependent receptor gives MFLLKKIFFFAILVSFSALSQERHTISGTIYDDSNNETLIGVSVYFPELNSGTTTNQYGFYSITLPEGSYKIQVSYLGYATTIENVDLNVKVTKNFKLKEESESLDEIIIEGNVENLNVKTPQMSVNRLTSATIKQIPVVLGEADIIKSLILLPGVTSAGEGASGFNVRGGAADQNLILLDEAIVFNSSHLFGFFSVFNPDVIKDVKLYKGGIPAKYGGRLSSVLDIYQKEGNSKEFKVTGGIGLVSSRLLIEGPIKKEKVSFLVGGRSSYAHLFLPLFDMDNTAYFYDLNTKVNYRIDDRNNVFFSGYFGKDVFGISDSFVNTYGNKVANVRWNHLFSDKLFSNLSVIYSDYFYGLTLDFFGFEWDSGITNYNLKYDFNHYINNKFKLSYGINNIYNKFNPGEIKPNREDSGILAEKLIDKYANEFAVYIDAEHKVSEKLRLQYGLRFSNFTRLGQDELNVYTNNQAVLYNSEFKKYESADAIATESFKRSDAITSFNNFEPRVSMSYILDDNTSIKGSYNRMAQYLHLLSNTSSPTPLDVWAPSGKYIKPQLLDQYAVGYFKSLKNGDYSIETEVFYKDIQNRIDYINGANLIANNEIETVILNGKARAYGLELLLKKNAGKFKGWFSYTLSKSEQQTPGRTAAEPGINSGEWYNTAYDKTHDFSINGSYDFNEKWKFNANFVFQTGQPTNYPVGQYEYQGLNVPIYDDNRRNADRLPAYHRLDISATLTPEKNKFRKWQGEWVFGIYNLYGRQNAASINFTQNSETYRNEALQTSIFGLVPSVTYNFKF, from the coding sequence ATGTTTCTTTTAAAAAAAATCTTCTTTTTTGCAATCTTAGTAAGCTTTAGCGCTTTAAGTCAAGAAAGGCATACCATTAGTGGTACTATTTATGATGATAGTAATAACGAAACTTTAATAGGAGTTTCTGTATATTTTCCAGAATTAAACTCAGGTACTACCACCAATCAATATGGATTTTACTCCATTACGCTTCCAGAAGGCAGTTACAAAATACAAGTCAGTTACTTAGGATATGCTACCACTATTGAAAACGTTGACCTCAATGTAAAAGTGACAAAGAACTTCAAACTAAAAGAAGAATCAGAAAGTTTAGACGAAATTATTATAGAAGGAAATGTAGAAAACTTAAATGTTAAAACGCCTCAAATGAGCGTTAACAGACTTACATCTGCTACTATCAAACAAATACCTGTAGTCTTAGGAGAAGCCGATATTATAAAATCTTTAATCTTATTACCCGGAGTAACAAGTGCTGGAGAAGGCGCATCTGGTTTTAACGTGAGAGGTGGCGCTGCTGATCAAAACTTAATTTTATTAGACGAAGCGATCGTTTTTAATTCTTCACATTTATTCGGATTCTTTTCGGTATTTAATCCAGATGTTATAAAAGACGTAAAATTATACAAAGGAGGAATTCCTGCCAAATACGGAGGTAGATTATCGTCAGTTTTAGATATTTATCAAAAAGAAGGAAACAGTAAAGAGTTTAAAGTTACCGGAGGAATAGGTTTGGTATCCTCTAGATTATTAATAGAAGGACCTATAAAAAAAGAAAAAGTATCTTTCTTAGTTGGTGGTAGATCTTCTTATGCACATTTATTCTTACCATTATTTGATATGGATAATACCGCATATTTTTACGATTTAAACACCAAAGTAAATTATAGAATTGATGACAGAAATAACGTATTCTTTTCTGGATATTTTGGAAAAGACGTTTTTGGAATTAGCGATAGTTTTGTAAATACTTATGGAAATAAAGTTGCCAATGTACGTTGGAATCACCTTTTTTCTGATAAACTTTTCTCTAACCTATCTGTTATTTATTCTGATTACTTTTATGGATTAACCCTAGATTTTTTTGGTTTCGAATGGGATTCTGGTATAACAAACTATAACCTTAAATATGATTTTAACCATTACATCAATAATAAATTTAAGTTGAGTTATGGAATAAACAACATTTACAACAAATTTAATCCAGGTGAAATTAAACCAAACAGAGAAGACTCAGGAATTTTAGCAGAAAAATTAATTGATAAATATGCAAACGAATTTGCCGTTTATATAGATGCTGAACATAAAGTTAGTGAGAAATTAAGACTACAATACGGACTTCGTTTTAGCAACTTTACAAGGTTAGGCCAAGATGAACTAAATGTTTACACGAATAACCAAGCTGTACTCTATAATAGTGAGTTTAAAAAATACGAATCTGCAGATGCGATTGCTACAGAATCATTTAAAAGAAGTGATGCAATTACAAGTTTCAATAACTTTGAGCCAAGGGTTTCTATGTCTTATATTTTAGACGACAACACTTCTATAAAAGGGAGTTATAATAGAATGGCACAGTATTTACATTTACTATCTAACACCTCTTCTCCTACCCCTCTAGATGTTTGGGCACCTAGTGGAAAGTATATAAAACCTCAACTCTTAGATCAATACGCTGTTGGATATTTTAAATCTCTAAAAAACGGTGATTACTCAATAGAAACAGAAGTTTTTTATAAAGACATTCAAAATAGAATCGATTATATAAATGGCGCTAATTTAATTGCCAATAATGAAATTGAAACGGTAATTTTAAACGGAAAAGCTAGAGCTTATGGCTTAGAATTATTACTTAAAAAAAATGCAGGAAAATTTAAAGGTTGGTTTTCTTACACCTTATCTAAATCTGAACAACAAACCCCTGGTAGAACGGCTGCTGAACCCGGAATTAACAGCGGAGAATGGTACAATACCGCTTATGATAAAACACACGATTTTTCTATTAATGGAAGTTACGACTTTAATGAAAAATGGAAATTCAACGCAAACTTTGTTTTTCAAACAGGGCAACCTACAAACTATCCGGTTGGGCAATACGAATACCAAGGATTAAATGTGCCTATTTATGATGATAATAGAAGAAATGCAGACAGGTTACCTGCATATCACCGACTAGATATTTCTGCAACGCTAACTCCAGAAAAAAACAAGTTTAGAAAATGGCAAGGAGAATGGGTTTTTGGAATATACAACTTATACGGTCGTCAAAATGCAGCGTCTATTAACTTTACACAGAACAGCGAAACCTATAGAAACGAAGCCTTACAAACCTCTATTTTTGGTTTAGTTCCTTCTGTTACTTATAATTTTAAATTCTAA
- a CDS encoding DUF4249 family protein, producing MKNIKIIIVLMIISFSNCEKVVDIDVPSIEPKLIIDASFEVFFDESPVVANTTVKLSLSADYFDDEIPAVTNAVVTLTNLLDNVVIPFEDVNSDGNFTPINSFIPANDTEYELTVIYDNDIYKGKATKVKSTIINSITQGDETLFSDDQIELKILFSDDENEENYYVFNIDTYNFVNIEDTYFNGSDYNFSYFYEDENIELPKEITIKLSGVSKDYYTYFTILSSQSGESGGGPFQSIPSSLLGNIVNTTNDANFPLGYFHISETDTYNINLVEKE from the coding sequence ATGAAAAATATAAAAATTATTATCGTTCTAATGATCATCTCTTTTTCAAACTGTGAAAAAGTGGTAGATATTGATGTTCCTTCTATTGAACCAAAATTAATTATAGACGCTTCTTTTGAAGTCTTTTTTGATGAAAGTCCTGTTGTGGCAAATACCACTGTAAAACTAAGTTTATCTGCAGATTATTTTGATGATGAAATTCCGGCTGTTACAAATGCAGTTGTTACTTTAACCAACTTACTAGACAATGTTGTAATTCCTTTTGAAGATGTTAATTCCGATGGAAATTTTACACCCATAAATTCTTTTATTCCTGCGAATGATACAGAATATGAATTAACTGTAATCTATGATAATGATATTTATAAAGGGAAAGCGACTAAGGTAAAATCTACCATTATCAATAGTATTACTCAAGGTGATGAAACTCTTTTTTCGGATGATCAAATTGAGTTAAAGATTTTATTTTCGGATGATGAAAACGAAGAGAACTATTACGTTTTTAATATTGACACCTACAATTTTGTTAATATAGAAGATACTTATTTTAACGGATCTGATTATAATTTTTCCTATTTCTATGAGGATGAAAATATTGAACTTCCTAAAGAAATAACTATTAAGTTATCTGGAGTATCTAAAGATTACTACACTTATTTTACAATATTATCTAGTCAGAGTGGAGAAAGTGGTGGTGGCCCTTTTCAGTCTATTCCATCATCCTTATTAGGAAATATTGTGAATACTACTAACGATGCTAATTTCCCTTTAGGTTATTTTCATATTTCGGAAACAGATACATACAACATAAATTTAGTAGAAAAAGAGTAA
- the murQ gene encoding N-acetylmuramic acid 6-phosphate etherase, with the protein MNFIKTTEQDSNYNHLEKMSVKELLNNINNEDKTVPLAVEKALPQIENLTSQIVTKLQNGGRIFYLGAGTSGRLGVLDASECPPTFGVSPEIVVGIIAGGDIAIRNAVEFAEDSKNQGWLDLQEHQISNKDVVVGIAASGTTPYVISALEECNKNNIVTGCIACNKNSPLGIVAQFPIEVVVGPEFVTGSSRMKAGTAQKLVLNMISTAAMIQLGKVKGNKMVDMQLSNKKLVERGQKMLVLELNIDQTEATELLLKYGNVRNALKNYKNEH; encoded by the coding sequence ATGAATTTTATAAAAACAACAGAGCAAGATTCTAACTACAATCATCTAGAAAAGATGTCTGTAAAAGAATTATTAAACAATATAAATAACGAAGATAAAACGGTTCCTTTAGCTGTAGAAAAGGCTTTGCCACAGATTGAAAACTTAACATCACAGATTGTAACTAAATTACAAAACGGCGGTAGAATTTTCTATTTAGGTGCAGGCACATCAGGAAGATTAGGTGTTTTAGACGCCTCTGAATGTCCACCTACTTTTGGAGTTTCGCCAGAAATAGTTGTTGGTATTATTGCCGGTGGAGATATCGCTATTAGAAACGCTGTGGAGTTTGCAGAAGATTCTAAAAACCAAGGTTGGTTAGATTTGCAAGAACACCAAATTTCAAATAAAGATGTGGTTGTTGGTATTGCTGCATCTGGCACAACACCTTATGTAATTTCTGCTCTGGAAGAGTGTAATAAAAACAATATTGTTACGGGCTGTATTGCTTGTAATAAAAATAGTCCTTTAGGTATTGTTGCTCAATTTCCTATTGAAGTTGTTGTGGGACCCGAGTTTGTAACCGGAAGCTCTAGAATGAAAGCAGGAACTGCTCAAAAATTAGTGCTAAATATGATTTCTACTGCAGCCATGATTCAATTAGGAAAAGTTAAGGGGAATAAAATGGTTGATATGCAACTTTCTAATAAAAAATTGGTAGAAAGAGGCCAGAAAATGTTAGTTTTAGAACTAAATATAGACCAAACCGAGGCAACGGAATTACTTCTTAAATATGGTAATGTTAGAAATGCCCTTAAAAACTATAAAAATGAGCACTAA
- a CDS encoding DUF6095 family protein, protein MSTNYNLLGKGLRNLSILLILFIASPISLTMGFKALKKFDNTPQEYISYLILFIAALIIIFTIYFAFKTFNVLLKAIFNN, encoded by the coding sequence ATGAGCACTAATTATAACTTATTAGGTAAAGGTTTAAGGAATTTAAGTATTCTACTTATTCTTTTTATAGCTTCACCAATATCGCTTACAATGGGCTTTAAAGCATTAAAAAAGTTTGATAACACTCCTCAAGAATATATCTCTTATCTTATTTTATTTATTGCAGCATTAATAATCATCTTCACGATTTACTTTGCTTTTAAAACTTTTAATGTGCTGTTAAAAGCAATTTTTAATAATTAA
- a CDS encoding DUF6695 family protein translates to MSIDKTNGIIVILSYPETIVRPAYWEPSSKVWPLIGIGSKHAVQAGHAALLLIKKDQTEINYFDFGRYITSYSNGRVRSKETDPELKVSINAEFENSKLINLKEILLWIEKHPEKTHGDGRLVASIHNEIDFEKAHNYIHQLINQKEIPYGAFIKNGTNCARFVTDAIIVSSTNKKIGKQLKRSNLLTPSPIGNVIKGNTNNSIYSVYKQQIEDYKNRSILKEYKTSFFNKFDIEPNLIGTELPNKKVFDLKDGTWLGGIGSGAWFKIERQIDSINYTISRFDSKGTKDFYADFSIDKKCFNYLEKHQFIYPTNCKEAIIMQNNKLYILQNNS, encoded by the coding sequence ATGAGCATAGACAAGACTAACGGAATTATAGTAATTCTCTCTTACCCAGAAACCATTGTAAGACCTGCCTATTGGGAACCTTCTAGTAAGGTTTGGCCTCTAATTGGTATTGGCAGTAAGCATGCAGTACAAGCGGGTCATGCTGCTTTATTATTGATAAAAAAAGACCAAACTGAGATTAATTATTTCGATTTTGGTAGGTATATTACAAGTTACAGTAATGGGCGTGTTAGGTCTAAAGAAACAGACCCAGAACTTAAGGTTTCTATAAATGCCGAATTTGAAAACTCAAAATTAATCAACTTAAAAGAAATTTTACTTTGGATAGAAAAGCATCCTGAAAAAACACATGGAGATGGCAGATTGGTTGCAAGTATTCATAATGAAATTGATTTTGAAAAAGCGCATAATTATATTCATCAATTAATAAATCAAAAAGAAATTCCTTACGGAGCTTTTATAAAAAATGGTACCAATTGCGCCCGATTTGTAACAGATGCAATTATTGTTTCTTCCACAAATAAAAAAATTGGTAAACAATTAAAACGTTCTAACTTATTAACACCAAGTCCTATTGGGAATGTTATTAAAGGAAACACCAACAACAGTATTTATAGTGTTTACAAACAACAAATTGAGGATTATAAGAATAGATCAATTCTTAAAGAATACAAAACTTCTTTTTTTAATAAATTTGATATTGAACCGAACTTAATTGGAACAGAGCTCCCAAATAAAAAGGTTTTTGATTTAAAAGATGGAACTTGGTTAGGCGGAATTGGAAGTGGCGCTTGGTTTAAGATTGAAAGACAAATTGATTCAATAAATTATACCATCTCAAGGTTTGATTCTAAAGGGACAAAAGATTTTTATGCTGATTTTAGCATTGATAAAAAATGTTTTAATTATTTAGAGAAACATCAATTTATATATCCTACAAATTGTAAAGAAGCAATTATTATGCAAAATAACAAGTTATACATTTTACAAAACAACTCGTAA
- a CDS encoding DinB family protein: protein MIEAIEKNLQRGISLLNTISNEQYSDSSVAPYFSSIGCHMRHILDVFSCVFEGLETKSIYLNKRNRNELLELHTQLGIEYFNETILKLKEINTLSLESTVLVTDDLGLGVKSVNYTLAAILMQAHSHAIHHFASIGYIIYQLGIELPDADFGFNPTTPKVSIERS from the coding sequence ATGATTGAAGCTATTGAGAAAAACTTACAAAGAGGAATCTCTTTATTAAATACAATTTCTAATGAACAATATTCAGACAGCTCTGTAGCTCCTTATTTCTCTAGCATAGGTTGTCATATGCGCCATATTTTAGATGTTTTTTCTTGTGTTTTCGAAGGGCTAGAAACAAAATCTATTTATCTAAATAAAAGAAATAGAAACGAATTATTAGAATTACATACCCAATTAGGAATTGAATATTTTAATGAAACAATTCTAAAATTAAAAGAAATTAATACTTTAAGTTTAGAAAGTACAGTGCTTGTTACAGATGATTTAGGCTTGGGAGTAAAATCTGTAAACTATACTTTGGCGGCTATATTAATGCAAGCACACAGTCATGCAATTCATCATTTTGCAAGTATTGGTTATATTATTTATCAATTAGGAATAGAATTACCAGACGCAGATTTTGGATTTAATCCAACTACGCCAAAAGTAAGTATAGAAAGAAGTTAG
- a CDS encoding response regulator: protein MFKKILVVEDFDVINSGIKIALDELKIKEVDFISYCDEAFLKIKNAFLKGEPYQLIISDLSFENDGTPQKLKSGEELIEKIRQEFPNLKIIVFSVEDKSYRIQNLYNNLKIQAYIWKSRNGLKELKKAIDSVFTSDQFYISPDLNSVIHPKKTIEITDSDILLIEYLSKGLLQEAISKKLKEKGISPSSISAIEKRLKFLKEHFNANNPAHLVAITKDFGLI from the coding sequence ATGTTTAAAAAAATTTTAGTTGTAGAAGATTTTGATGTTATTAATAGCGGAATTAAAATAGCTTTAGATGAACTGAAGATAAAGGAAGTAGATTTTATTTCTTATTGTGACGAAGCTTTTCTCAAAATTAAAAATGCTTTTTTAAAGGGTGAGCCTTATCAATTAATTATATCTGATTTATCGTTTGAAAACGATGGAACTCCACAGAAATTAAAATCTGGTGAAGAACTCATCGAAAAAATACGACAAGAATTTCCTAATTTAAAAATCATTGTTTTTTCTGTAGAAGATAAATCATATCGAATTCAGAACTTATACAACAATCTAAAAATTCAAGCATATATTTGGAAAAGTAGAAATGGGTTAAAAGAATTAAAAAAAGCAATAGATTCCGTTTTTACTTCAGATCAATTTTATATTTCTCCGGATTTAAATAGTGTAATTCACCCCAAAAAAACTATTGAAATTACAGATTCAGATATTCTTCTAATAGAATATTTATCTAAAGGGCTGTTGCAAGAGGCTATCAGTAAAAAGTTAAAAGAAAAAGGAATATCACCGTCTAGTATTAGTGCTATTGAAAAAAGATTGAAATTTTTAAAAGAACATTTTAACGCTAATAATCCAGCACATTTAGTTGCTATTACTAAAGATTTTGGACTTATTTAG